A window of the Emys orbicularis isolate rEmyOrb1 chromosome 1, rEmyOrb1.hap1, whole genome shotgun sequence genome harbors these coding sequences:
- the LOC135873063 gene encoding olfactomedin-4-like — MKYANLAVLLVFLQNAIAMNAASTMLQNVPFANVTGPLNDNGVCQCSVYLPDTVFPVQKVEILEITAQVLSEKFERELIKVSQYTKAIEMYEQKIRNLTIKVEYMESTSVSYTELDFQLLKLEINEMERLVTQLKSTLVGSNVIVEQLYVEIKNLTLMVNDLESLDKNNILVIHREIVALQNRLKECEKHRNQTTTPSYFPPGSCGHGGIVNISQPYVVQLNWRGFSFKYGSWGRDSSLRTPQKDLYWVAPLNTDGRLLEYYRLHNSYDDLLLLKHARELKIQYGEGSGTTVYNNFMYYNVYNSRDMGKLDLNTNTLAVRKTLPNAAYGNRFSYAGVGWQDMDYAVDGSGLWVIYSTEDNTGNIMISKLNETTLDVLHTWNTRQYKPSISNAFIICGVLYATRPVNTRKEEIFYTYDTNTEQEGKISIIMDKMLETIQSINYNPSDRVLYVYNDGYLVKYNLIFQPVLH, encoded by the exons ATGAAGTATGCAAACTTGGCTGTGCTGCTGGTCTTTCTACAAAATGCCATTGCAATGAATGCAGCCAGCACCATGCTCCAGAATGTG CCATTTGCCAATGTGACCGGCCCTTTGAATGACAATGGAGTATGCCAATGCTCAGTGTACCTGCCAGACACCGTGTTTCCTGTGCAGAAGGTCGAGATCCTGGAAATCACAGCCCAAGTGCTTTCTGAGAAATTTGAAAGAGAACTTATTAAA gTTAGCCAATATACCAAAGCAATTGAAATGTATGAACAGAAAATCCGAAACCTAACCATCAAGGTGGAATATATGGAGTCGACCAGTGTTTCTTACACTGAGTTGGACTTTCAGTTGCTGAAATTGGAAATCAATGAAATGGAGAGACTGGTCACTCAGCTGAAATCCACACTTGTTGGAAGCAATGTGATTGTTGAACAACTATACGTGGAG ATCAAGAATCTGACTCTCATGGTAAATGATCTGGAATCATTGGACAAAAACAATATCCTTGTAATTCATCGAGAAATTGTGGCTCTCCAGAATCGATTGAAGGAATGTGAAAAACATAGAAATCAAACCACTACACCCTCCTATTTCCCACCAG GCAGTTGTGGTCATGGTGGGATTGTGAATATCAGCCAGCCCTATGTTGTACAGCTGAACTGGAGAGGATTTTCCTTCAAATATGGTTCCTGGGGTAGGGATTCCTCTCTTCGGACCCCACAGAAGGACCTATACTGGGTTGCACCTTTGAACACAGATGGGAGACTCTTAGAATATTACAGACTTCATAATTCCTATGATGATTTGCTGCTATTAAAACATGCTAGAGAGTTAAAAATTCAATATGGGGAAGGCAGTGGCACCACAGTTTACAATAACTTCATGTATTACAATGTATATAATTCAAGAGATATGGGCAAGCTCGATTTAAACACAAACACATTGGCTGTGAGGAAAACTCTGCCGAATGCTGCTTATGGTAACCGTTTCTCTTATGCTGGTGTTGGGTGGCAAGATATGGACTATGCTGTGGATGGAAGTGGATTGTGGGTAATTTATTCAACCGAGGACAACACAGGTAACATTATGATTAGCAAACTCAATGAGACCACACTTGATGTGCTCCATACTTGGAATACAAGGCAGTACAAGCCATCCATTTCCAACGCTTTCATCATCTGTGGTGTTCTATATGCCACAAGACCTGTCAACACTAGGAAAGAGGAAATATTTTACACATACGACACAAACACTGAACAGGAAGGTAAAATTAGCATAATTATGGATAAAATGTTAGAAACAATTCAAAGTATCAACTATAACCCCTCAGACCGAGTCCTGTATGTCTACAATGATGGCTACCTTGTTAAATACAATCTTATTTTTCAACCTGTGTTACACTGA